From one Bos indicus isolate NIAB-ARS_2022 breed Sahiwal x Tharparkar chromosome 16, NIAB-ARS_B.indTharparkar_mat_pri_1.0, whole genome shotgun sequence genomic stretch:
- the SELE gene encoding E-selectin, whose amino-acid sequence MIVSQYLSALTFVLLLFKESRTWSYHASTEMMTFEEARDYCQKTYTALVAIQNQEEIEYLNSTFSYSPSYYWIGIRKINGTWTWIGTNKSLTKEATNWAPGEPNNKQSDEDCVEIYIKREKDSGKWNDEKCTKQKLALCYKAACNPTPCGSHGECVETINNYTCQCHPGFKGLKCEQVVTCPAQKHPEHGHLVCNPLGKFTYNSSCSISCAEGYLPSSTEATRCMSSGEWSTPLPKCNVVKCDALSNLDNGVVNCSPNHGSLPWNTTCTFECQEGYKLTGPQHLQCTSSGIWDNKQPTCKAVSCAAISHPQNGTVNCSHSVVGDFAFKSSCHFTCAEGFTLQGPTQVECTAQGQWTQRVPVCEVVRCSRLDVSGKLNMNCSGEPVLGTECTFACPERWTLNGSVVLTCGATGHWSGMLPTCEAPTVSQTPLAVGLSTAGVSLVTIPSFLFWLLKRLQKKAKKFSPASSCSSLKSNGCYSTPSKLI is encoded by the exons ATGATTGTGTCACAGTATCTCTCTGCTCTCACTTTTG TGCTTCTCCTGTTTAAAGAAAGTAGAACCTGGTCTTACCATGCATCCACGGAAATGATGACTTTTGAGGAGGCCAGAGATTATTGCCAGAAAACTTACACAGCTCTAGTTGCAATTCAAAACCAGGAAGAGATTGAATACCTGAACTCCACATTCAGCTATTCACCAAGTTACTACTGGATTGGAATCAGAAAGATCAACGGTACATGGACCTGGATAGGGACGAATAAGTCCTTGACCAAAGAAGCCACAAACTGGGCTCCAGGTGAACCAAACAATAAGCAAAGTGATGAGGACTGTGTAGAGATCTatattaagagagaaaaagactcAGGCAAGTGGAATGATGAGAAATGTACCAAACAGAAACTCGCCTTGTGTTACAAAG CTGCCTGTAACCCCACACCCTGCGGCAGCCATGGTGAATGTGTAGAGACCATCAACAACTACACTTGTCAGTGCCACCCTGGCTTCAAGGGCCTCAAATGTGAGCAAG ttgtgACCTGTCCAGCACAGAAACATCCTGAGCATGGACATCTGGTTTGCAACCCTTTGGGGAAATTCACCTACAACTCTTCCTGCTCCATCAGCTGTGCAGAGGGCTACCTCCCAAGCAGCACAGAGGCCACTCGGTGCATGTCCTCTGGAGAATGGAGCACTCCTCTCCCAAAATGCAATG TGGTTAAGTGTGATGCTTTGTCAAATCTGGACAATGGAGTGGTAAACTGTTCCCCAAACCATGGAAGCCTCCCATGGAACACCACCTGTACGTTTGAGTGTCAGGAAGGATATAAACTCACTGGACCCCAGCACCTACAGTGTACCTCCTCTGGGATTTGGGACAACAAGCAGCCAACATGTAAAG CTGTAAGCTGTGCAGCCATCAGCCATCCTCAGAACGGCACTGTGAACTGTAGCCACTCCGTGGTTGGAGACTTTGCCTTCAAGTCATCCTGCCACTTCACCTGTGCAGAGGGCTTCACGTTGCAGGGGCCAACCCAGGTTGAATGCACTGCCCAGGGACAATGGACACAGCGGGTCCCAGTTTGTGAAG TGGTACGATGTTCACGTTTGGACGTTTCTGGAAAGCTCAACATGAACTGCAGTGGGGAGCCCGTGCTTGGCACTGAGTGTACGTTTGCATGTCCTGAAAGATGGACGCTCAATGGCTCTGTAGTGCTGACCTGTGGTGCTACAGGACACTGGTCTGGGATGCTGCCAACCTGTGAAG CTCCCACTGTGTCCCAAACTCCCTTGGCAGTTGGACTTTCTACTGCTGGAGTCTCCCTTGTGACAATACCATCATTTCTCTTCTGGCTTCTGAAACGCCTTCAGAAGAAAG CAAAAAAATTTTCTCCTGCCAG CAGCTGCTCAAGCCTGAAATCCAATGGATGCTACTCAACACCTTCCAAGTTAATTTAA